In Chitinophagaceae bacterium, the genomic window GCGTGACCACGGCTATCGGCTTTGTGAAAAATGGTTACTGACATATTCGATCTTTTTTGCTGCTGGAAAATTCCAACGAGGCAAAGATCAGCCAGTTAATTTTAATGGCCTTGCCTAAAAAACATCGACTTACAGGTACATTTTACGGATTTCATTTCTGAAAGTGGTGTAATCAGTAGCGGTGCAATTCCTGAAAAATTTGCTGAAATGAGAAGGATCATCGAAGCCTAATTGAAAGGACGTTTCCTTCATTGAATAATCTGAATAAGTGGCCAGCCGCTTAGCTTCTAAAATGATGCGGTTTTGAATCAGGTCTTTGATGGACTGACCGGTTTCTTCTTTAATCACTTCATTAAGATAATTGGCGGAAAGGTGCAATGCTTTTGCATAGTCACTTACTTTATGCTGTCGTGCATAGTTTTTTTCCAACAGGTTCTTGAATTCCTTTAACTGTCCTTGACCTTGGATTTTGCAATGGCGAATTCAGATCAGCATTTTTCTTTTAGGCGCTTGCAGGCAATTAAAAATAATTTGAGCCAGGCAGCAATGGATTCCTGTTTCAGGTATTGATCATTTGCAAATTCTTTGAAGATGTGATCTGCGTAGCTTTTCATTTCAGGAATTTGCGAGCTTTTTAAACGGATTGGCTTGATTTCATCGCAGGCAAAAAACAATTCCAGTCCAGATAAAACTGTTGCGGAATACCATTGGCTTCGAGAAAATCATTGGTGAAAAGAAATACCCTTCCTTTTGGTTTCCCCTTCAACAGAAGGTGATGCACTTGTTCGGGCCCGATGAAAAAAATGGTTTGACTGCTTACAGCATACGACTTGAAATCAATCTGATGTACCGGTTGCTTTTTCGATCCAGATGATGGTGTAATACCGATGGCGATGCGGAAATTGAAGCAGATTATTTTCTTCCGCTTCTACCTTCTGCATGGTTTTACATAAAAAATTTACCGGCTTGCCATTATGCAATAAAGCGAGTTGTGGAATTTTTTTCGGGAGAGACTTTCATAATCGTGATAAAGTGCTCATGCTTACGGAATGATAACATTACCGTTTTGGCGAATGATCAGGCGGAGAGAGGGATTCGAACCCTCGTACCGACAAGTCGGTAAACGGTTTTCGAGACAGTCCCATTCAACCACTCTGGCATCTCTCCGGGGGCGAAAGTATCAAATAATTCCTTTAGCTGCCGGGTGGTTGTTAGGATAAAAATTCAAATACAATAAGTTGATGATTTAGCAAATACCTGTTACAATTCATTCAACTTCCCGTCATCCGTCAGTTTAAACAAACCGAATTTGCCATTCATATCATACAATTTCACGCTTCCATCTCCGGGAAATTCAAAGGACTGCACACCGGTGAATGACGTCCAGAGTTTATACAGTGTTTCAAATTCCGGCTTTTTATAAATTTTTATTTCTACTGATTCCGTTGATGTACGCGCACCCACTAAGATTTCTAACTTGCCGTCTTTATCAATATCCGCTTCAGCTACCTGCACCATCAGCGCATTGGGGTAAGGATCGCACACTGGAAAATTCTTTCCGTTCTTGCCCATCATTACTTTTAAGCCATCCGGTTCTTTGTAAGAGAGCACGATGGTTGAACCGTCTTTGTTTTTTATGGAAGGAAGCTTCGCGCTTTTTCTTTACGAGTGAAACGGTATTGGTCGCGCCTTTAATAATATCCTGGGCAAATGAAATCCGGGAAGGCAGCACACAAAATGATAAATGCAAAAGTATTTTTTTCATGAAAAGATTTTCACTGGCGAAAATAAATCCAAGTTGCGGCTTCGGGGAAATTTAGATTTCCACGTTCATTTTGTGAGTTGCATTACTGTCTTTACATTCTTTCAAACTTCGCAGTAAAGTGGCGGAGAAATTTTGGTTCGTAGATAATGCGAAGCCCCTTCGCCCGATTCCTGTTTTTGTAGACTTCATCAAATACTTCGATTACATAATCAATATGACTTTGTGTGTACACCCTTCTTGGAATAGCGAGCCGGACTAATTCCTGTGCTGCCGGAATTAATTTTCCTTTCGCGTTATACTTCCCAAACATTACGCTGCCAATTTCAACGCAACGAATTCCACCGGCGAGGTACAATTCACAAACAAGTGCTTGTCCGGGATATTGCTCAACAGGAATGTGATGATAAAACTCTTTGGCATCAATGTATACAGCATGACCTCCGATTGGATGCATGAGCGGGATTCCCTTTTCGTACAAATGATTTCCGAAATATTTTGTGCTTTCAATCCGATACTTAAGGTAATCAGGTTCAAAAACTTCTTTCAGACCAACTGCTATTGCTTCCATATCGCGGCCGGCAAGTCCGCCATAAGTAGTAAAACCTTCCGTAATGATCAGCAGGTTCGTACAGGCCATAGCTACTGCATCATCTTTTAGCGATAGAAAACCGCCCATGTTTGCAAGCCCGTCTTTCTTCGCGCTCATAACACAGGCATCTGCCAGACGGCACATTTGCTGAGCGATTTCATAGTAGCTCTTGGAAGAAAATCCTTTTTCAAAATGATGAATGAAATAGCTGTTTTCTGCAATACGGCACATGTCGAGTACAAGCATCAACCCATGTTCGTCACAAATCTTTCTCACCTCAATTGCATTGCGCATCGATACGGGTTGCCCACCGCCTGTATTGTTGGTGACGGTGAGAATAATGGCAGCTATATTTTTCTTCCATGCTTTTGATCAGCTTTTTCAGTTCATCGGTATCCATATCACCTTTAAAATGAAATTCGGAATTGAGATCCATAGCTTCGGAGGTGAGACAATCAATAGCTGTTGCTCCGGTAAACTCAATGTTGGCGCGTGTGGTATCAAAGTGGGTATTGGCAATAAAGATTTTTCCTTTGCCGCCAAGCTGACCGTACAAAATCCGTTCTGCCGCCCTTCCCTGATGTGTAGGAAGAATGTGTGGCATGCCTGTCAGTTCGTGGATGTTTTTTCCAGCTTCAGCCAACTGCCTGCACCGGCATAAGATTCATCGCCCAGCATAATTCCCGCCCATTGATGGATGCTCATAGCTGAAGTGCCGCTGTCGGTAAGCAGGTCGATGATTATATCTTTTGAATGCAGCA contains:
- a CDS encoding AraC family transcriptional regulator, which gives rise to MEKNYARQHKVSDYAKALHLSANYLNEVIKEETGQSIKDLIQNRIILEAKRLATYSDYSMKETSFQLGFDDPSHFSKFFRNCTATDYTTFRNEIRKMYL